The following nucleotide sequence is from Gasterosteus aculeatus chromosome 5, fGasAcu3.hap1.1, whole genome shotgun sequence.
TTCTGTCTGACTGCTAAGCTAATTATGAGATTGGTTTTAGGGTGCAGAGCGTCTGCTTAGAGTGTTGTGAACTACGTCCAAGACGACCAAGATCCAACCCTTGATCCACAAACCAAAGCGTTTCTATGTGTCTCTACGACTTGCCTACCTATCGTATCGCATCCACATGTACACAATGTGGCTCAAAGCTTTGTAAGATACAACACAATGTGTAACAAGATGTAcattaaaatagaaataaatgatcacactcactgtgtgtgtgagagagagacagagagagagagagtgtaatCCCTTGGAGTGGATGAAGATAATTCCAGGGTGGATATGGCTTTATAGAGTTGGATGTCATGCGTTAAACACCGACTGGAGCTCAGCGGAGCGCGATGGACGCGAGCTAGGTCGATGGTAGAATGGCCCTTTATCCCACATGGGTCTCTGAGGGATGGCAACGTTCcaccagcagcatcagcagcagttGCGCGCGGAGCTGCGGCAGCTCCTCCATCGGCTCACAGTCGCGTCCTCTCTGAGCCTCCTGTGCTTCTCCTTGGTTTACCTGCTCGCCGGATGCGGCGAGTCACAGCTGGCAGAAAACACTGACATCAAGGCGCCCGCGCGCGAGTTTCTGGGGTCGGGGTCAGGATGGCCGCACGAGAGGAACGGGACAAGCCTTGTCGAGGACGCTGCCAGTCCCGGGCTGGAGGCGAACAGCTCAGGGAGGGACCTGACCGCCACCAGAAGGCTGCCGCAGGCTCTGATCATCGGGGTTAAAAAGGGAGGCACCCGGGCTCTACTGGAGTTTCTGCGGCTCCACCCGGACATCCGAGCCGTGGGTTCGGAGCCGCACTTCTTCGACCGGCATTACGCACGGGGGCTGGACTGGTACAGGTAAGCACACCACGCCTGTTCAATATGAACATCCCAGAGACGTCCACGTCCATTTGTTTTCCAtccattaaaatgtatattttaaagcAACGCTTAAAATCTCACTGACTTTTTTCTGATTGTCACTTCATTTGGTTCCTGCTCTCTGTGTGTTGGATGAATGTTTAAACTTACTTACCCAGACATATTCACCAAGTTACAGGTGACAGTCAACGGGATACAACCATCTGTTGGGGGGATTCTCACAATAACAGTAATCATCTCTGCGGGGGTCGAGCCAGATGTTAATGGGATCATGTGACTTTATTCTGAGGCAATTCTACCTGGAAGGTCTCTAAATACATGTGATGCATCCACGATTGAGATACAAGGAGATCGAATTCAAGTTGCTCATTACCCCTCCAGTTTAACTTAAAGGGGAAAATGCACAACGCTAAATTAAAAAGGAATGGGCGGACTGTTATGCTACGGTTTAATGTAACAGAAATTAACCAGATCCATAAACTGCACATGgagcaaaaaaaaccaaacagagCGCACGTGTCTGTTCAACAGCCGCATGCATGCAAAGCAGTTTTTTGTGCGAGCCGGCAGCATTGCACCGAAACATGAAActgaaagggagaaaaataagTCTGGAGGAAGGTGcctcaaaacatttaaaaataagactTATTTGGGAAACCAGTGGTTTCCACATGTGGTTCTGTGGCGGGTCTGACCGCAGCTCCGGGGCAACGTTCCCCCAGTCCATATGTGAAACTCAAATATGGTGTGAAGATACAAGAAAACAGAGCAAAAAAGAGTTTGACCAGCAAAAACCAATTGTGTATGGATTAACTGTAAGCCGTGCAGTGTATTTTAAGGAAGCAAAGTAGTTAATGCATCATAGACAAAAGTTGAAGCAAGAATTTGTCTTTAATAGGGATTACAAATGGGTGGGTTTACTGACATTCTGCATCTCAAGCTGAGaaccaaaaagaaaaggaaaagggaacGGGGGATAGGGCTGCACAAAAGAACCACACGTCAGTAAATGTCCTTGCAAACAATATAAAAGGTTACGTCAACGTATGGAGGAAGCTGTTCAACCTGAAACACTGTCCCCTACTTAAAAGATCTGCTATCTTTCTACGTGCATCTGTTAGTCTACCAGCTGGTAGCAATTCTAGCAGTATGGCAAGGAGTGGAAGGGGTAGAATAACGGTATAAAGCTTTGAGGGGGTTGGAGCGGAGTGTTAACAGCACTCCAATGCATAAGATGGTTGATCCAGAGGGTCATATGTAAATCGTTCTGTTAGCTCCAGTTGTAAATAGTCAATAGAGGCCTACCCAAAAGCACTAGTGGTCATGCATCCCAATGTTTAAACACACTGTACTAAAGAGACTCGTTGAGTTATATACTTAGCTAGAGTTCCTTTCTATACCACATGGCCATTAtataacactcattcaacagaACAGGTTCATTAATTTACTAAATTAAGCTCACATCCTGAACGAATCTTTTTTAGAGTCATTCGTTCATGTCGGTCATGTGTGAACGGATCATTCTTCAAGTCATttgttgacgggggggggggggtgaacgaactctcgagtccttgtgaggatttgttcaaaatgaacgaatcgttcatgaacgacacatcactaatCTGTGGCTGTTTTACAGTCAGAGAAGTCAGCGTGGatattgaaattgaaaaaatggATGGAGGGTGAGAAGGAGCAGAGCACCAGACATAGTAGTTTGGTTTAGTGCAGGGGtgggcaaacttttttttttcaacagaatCGACGAGTGTACTCGGAGAACCTACGGCAGAATTCTTAATGCAGGTCCCCAAGTgatttgctgtatttttttgtttcgtAGTGCCGTTTCACATTCAGCTCATTCATGTGTGAAAATATGTCCACAGCAAATGCAAAGTCTCTAAGCCCCTTAGCTCAGGGAATTCTTCAGATTTTAGTAACCCTTTCCCCAAACTTAACCAGCGGACACAAAAGTGGTACAGCAAGTCCTGGTGATCGGCATCAGTTTCCTCCAGGAACGTAATAAACTGACAGTGCTGAAGTTCCCTTGCTCTTATGAAGTTCACACGTTTTACAACTGGATTCACGACATGATTAAGCTGCAATACAGACTTCTGTTGGATGATGCAGTGAAGGAAAATAAGATCCTGGTCAGGGTTTTCCTCTTTCACTTTTCAGCAGCACAACATTTTTTCCAGATTTTTCCACATTGACAAGTTTACTCCACGGTAACTTCATTCTTTTGACGACAGCAGACACCTGGTCCTCTCCCTGCGTTGTTCCTTTCAGGGACTCCATAGTCAAAAAATCTTCTGTTACCACAAAACTGTCGTCAATGCCTCGGATAAAAATGAGGAGCTGAGCAGTGTCTTTAACGTCCGAACTTTCATCCAGTGCTAGTGAGTATAACTCAAAGGAATCTGACTTTTTGTATGATTGGCTGACAATATTTTCATCAATTCCACACGGCGAGTAAAAGTCCTGCGGGATAAACTGACTTTTACTTTTGTTCTCCCGACGCATCATGTTGGCTGTCCTGTTCCTGCGTGGAATGGATGCTAGCGTAGTCAGCATGCTTCGTAGCAAAGTGACGACTGATGTTGTACTCCTAGAAAACAGTTTCCCCCAGCTAACCATCAACAAACTTAGGGTGTCAGGCTAACAAACGTGATGTTCCCAATGCTGTTTGTGTCAGGGAGTTGCGTGGGTAAAAAGGCagggaaggtaggactcaaacgcagcGTTTCTTGGGAAAcaaaaaactccaaaaaggcaCGAACGAGGTCAGGGAACAGGAAACAGAAACATGGGCTTCTGACGAGTAACAGctaacaatgacgcgacaagtgacaacagacacacgtggcttaaatacacaaggaggtgcaggtgattggaaacagctggaaacaatcatgacatgacagacaatcacaggggacgacaggacaaggcaggaagtgacgtgacccagggagaacagaggcaggaaactacaaaataaaaccagacatggacccaaaccgtgacagtttGTCTGCTGCATAGCAACCGCCACACGTACAGGACTATTTTCTCTAAGCTACTGCAATACACAAACGGCTACAATACACAACTGGTGGCTATACCTATTTTGTGCTGTAAGGCAGTTATTTACTTACTGTTTATAATGTCTCTGGCagccgtattataaaagcaataaggtactcaAGGCTGCGCGTCGGGCGTAACACCCACGAATTGTAACATTATTGAccataaagtacagcctctcgtaccttactGCTTTAATATGGATGAGACTCAAGAAACAAGGTTCAGCATCTAACCACCACCATCATGGTATGAATCTTCTGATTAAACTCTCATTCACCACGTGAAGTGTGAACTTTATTCCACAAGATACTTTAAAGCTCTATTATATATGAGGATGTTCGTCATTTCCTCCCAAAAATCTAGTTACACTGTTTAATTTTTCTATGGAGTAGCCCGCCCATTAGtttttctcaaaacaaaatgttccagTGTTTCCTCTACCAATATATTGGGGAGTGTATTCTATATACAGggctttattttattaaaatctttctatatttttttatcttaaatacttttttcctTTACTTTCAGAAGTATGATGCCCAAAGCCCTGGAGGGTCAGATTGTTATGGAGAAGACGCCTCGTTACTTTGTTACTTATGAAACGCCAGCACGAGTCCATGCCATGTCACAGGATGTAAAGCTGATTGTGGTCGTCCGTGATCCCGTGTCCAGAGCCATATCTGACTACACACAGATCATCTCCAAGACCCCCGACATCCCTCCCTTTGAGAGCTTGGCCTTCAAGAACTGCACCACAGGTATGGTGTTTAGATCAGTACAACACACAtcatgaaaaaagacaaactttGTTGTTGAGTCATAACATTGGGCTGGTACATTTTGTCTGTCAACTCAAACTCCAGTTTTGCATCTCTAGTTGCTATTTTGACTGTAAAAAAGACACATGGATGAATTCCACTGACTACACCATAATCTCCAAACAGCTCTAATAAACCTATGAGCAAAAGTAGTGGGAGCGGTTAGGCCACATACAGAATCTGTCAATGAGGGAAAAAGGGTAAATGTGCTTTTCCTTGGAAAAATGATGTTTAAATATATAACCACAGCagattatttttacattttaaagggtATCTGACGGGAAATGTTAACTCTTTTCATATTATACTACGGTGGTTCCCGAATTGAGGGTTTGCAGtcatgaaaaacaagaaaaaaagttcaaaaacGAAGAAATTTCCTTGACAAAATGTAGTAAAACTGTTGGAGAAAAAGTGGAAAAGTAAATtgattgtcacggtttgggttcatgtctggctTTATttcgtagtttcttgcctctgttctccctgggtcatgtcacttccagccttgtcctgtcatcccctgtgattgtctgtcatttcatgattgtttccagctgtttccaatcacctgcacctccctagcgtatttaagccatgtgtgtctgttgtcacttgtcgcgtcattgttagTTGTCAGAAGCCCAAGCTCAAGCTCAAGCTCAAGCTCAAGCTCAAGCTCAAGCTCAAGTGTCATGTCTGCGAAGAACCACAAACCTTGGTTTATCTCTTTCTTGTCTCTAGGTCAGATCGACACTCTGTGGAGCCCACTCTGGATCGGCTTGTACGCCCAGCACCTGGAGCGCTGGCTGTCCTGGTTTCCTAAGACTCAAATCCATCTCGTCAGCGGGGAAAGGCTCATCTCTGACCCAGCAGGAGAACTGGGACAGGTCCAGGACTTTCTGGGTCTCGAGAAGATTGTCACAGACAAACACTTCTACTTCAATAAAACGAAAGGCTTCCCCTGCCTGAAGAAGCCAGAGGGCAGCAGTAAACCTCACTGCCTGGGGAAAACAAAGGGGAGGACTCATGCCTCCATTGACCCCGAGGCAATGCAGAGACTGAGGGTTTTCTATAAGCCGCACAACCAGCGATTCTATCAGATGGTGGGCAAAGACTTTGGATGGCAGTGATTCTCTAATTTTGCCGATTACGGAACTTGGTTATGAAGTCCAAATGAGTCAGTTAACCACTTCCAGCAGTGGAAATTTCaggaatttagaaaaaaaagtagtagcagcagtatcaataccagtggtccccaaactAATGCCCACCTCCACATTTGGCCCGGCCCACTGAACAATACCAGAGACTCattaggattttttttcagTCTGTCCACGCAAATCCTAGACTAGCCCCTGTCAAATAGAACGGAATAATGGAGAAAAGGTTAGGTAAGAGAACAATTTATTCAGAATGCAGGGTATTTAACCTGCAGTGGTCAAacgattattttttttgttcgatgcaaagaaaagactgtttgtCTCATGTGTCAAGAGGCGGTGGTGGTATTCAAATACAATCTGCGCCGACACTATGAATCCTGTCAAAAAGACGGTGATAACCAGAGAGggttatttggttattttttatttcattaatagTGTTATTTACTTACtaactttttttctgtgaagatCCCGGAAAGGGTTATTAATATTTGGTTATGTGTGGCTTTctggaaaacaaatgtttacatttagGCACCCCTGCGATTGTTACAAACAAAAAGTTATGTAGGACCCCTGATCAATACAATCACCTATATCCATTCATTAACCATTAATATGGTTCAATGGTTTGAAAGACAGCAGGGTCATTTTATTTATCATCGATGTTCAGCAAAATATGGACTTTAATGGTATCTCATTTGGTAGTCTACTTATTCCTCTGCCATGTGGTTTGATAACTGTGAAAAGTCACGAGTCAGTAGTTGCAATATGTTACAGCTGGATGCTGAATACACAGTTGAACTCAGTGTCTCCAGTTGGCAGTTTAATCCTGATACTCTAGTTAAGtcgttctcaactggtgggtcccGTTTTAAGTGAGTCGCTGGTCTGGGATGCGGGTCTGGGCATGCACGATTCATTTACAGTCTggacggggcgggggggtgggggggggggtgttgtttgCTCTAACTGTAGCTGAGGAGGACTGCTGTGCTACGTGCATGTTTTGAgagggcggggaggaggggggctcaTGGCAGCATGCGCTGCTTGTCGAGAAAGTGAGAAGttgtgatggtgggtcccgcaGCTAGatcagttgagaaccactgctctagTTAGTAGGCTGTATTTGCACAATAAACCCAGAATGGACCTCTACTTTCCCATACAAAAAACATTGTATTTCTACCTGTTGGTTCTTAACTCTCACTGCATAAGAATGTATGGGTAATTAATATATACGCATTAAGCACTGTCCCCAAAAAATAGAAGACAAATTTTTTGTGTCGAGAAGAAGCGTACGAGAGACAATTCATATGAGCTTAGATATATTGCATTGTTTAATAATGAATGGATAAATGGATGTAGGTGAAATGGTGTGGATCACTTGCGTCCTAACCTATTCGAAATGTATTTGCAAACGTTTCCCCAGAGTGAAGTAAGCAGCCTAatggaaaaccaaaacaagaccACGTCAAATCAGAGGTTTCGGGCTTGTTACTGTGTTACTGTAAGAAGTCCTTGGGGTACAGGGTTGCCGGGTTTCAGTTTGCATGCATTTGCACTAGTTTATAAGAATACAAAATTAAAAGATTTGAGAAAATGATTCAGTTCAcacatgttttcttcttgtcattGTTTGCCGATAAATAGTATTATAAGTTCATAAAGAGCATTGTTTGTGTAGGCGAGTGAAATTGAATGACACCGCATACAACACTATATTTATGGGTCTTTATTTTTCGACTACTCTTTGGAGAGAGCAGTGTTAAAGAAATTTGGAGATGTAAAATGTTACATCAACGGACCAACCAAAACAACATGGGCACATTTAGCACCAAAGAATACATTTTCTGACTTATCCATACACAGTTTAATGTacagaaatgtatttacttacgGAAAAAATTCTACCCATGCACAGGTCAATcacgtgaaaagaaaaaaacttaacTGCTCCCCTCTTCACATTACACTAGCTGTACAGTGCCCTCTAGTGGCTTTAGTGGTGAACATAATTTTCCCACTGGGAAACATTTGGTTTTATGTTCAATGTGTGCAAAGACAACATGAGTGCAATTGCTTTGCAAATGTGCGTATAATAAAGCTGATGAAATAGATTCATTTTTgaggttgtcgtggcgcagggggtagagcgggtgtgctggggtGCTGgggtgctgggaaccgcaaggttggcggttcgtgTCCcgactgccccatgtctcaagtcgaagtgtccctgagcaagacccctaattgcttgtgaagagccatgggtttaaagtgtaatgtaagtcgctttggataaaagcgtctgctaaatgacctgtaatgtaaagaaCAAATATACTATTGCAGTTACCATCTCTAAAACAAGACTGCGAAATATGGCAAGGTTAAAAAGATTAAATCAGAACTGAAGGAAAGGTTCTGGGTTAACAGGAGGAATACATTCTGTTTAAGAAATGTCACCACCTTGTAGACACTAGAGAGAGGGTTCCAGATTCCCATAGgaaaaaaatgatgataaaaTAAACGCCTCGTCCACGTTCCTGACTAGGTGGGGGAGCACCAGGCCAGTGTTGATGTCATCCAACCAGTCCCTCGGTCAGGAAAGGAGCTCCCTGCACGCAAACCGACGAATGCAGGCTTCAGAATCACAA
It contains:
- the hs3st3l gene encoding heparan sulfate (glucosamine) 3-O-sulfotransferase 3-like isoform X1: MATFHQQHQQQLRAELRQLLHRLTVASSLSLLCFSLVYLLAGCGESQLAENTDIKAPAREFLGSGSGWPHERNGTSLVEDAASPGLEANSSGRDLTATRRLPQALIIGVKKGGTRALLEFLRLHPDIRAVGSEPHFFDRHYARGLDWYRSMMPKALEGQIVMEKTPRYFVTYETPARVHAMSQDVKLIVVVRDPVSRAISDYTQIISKTPDIPPFESLAFKNCTTGQIDTLWSPLWIGLYAQHLERWLSWFPKTQIHLVSGERLISDPAGELGQVQDFLGLEKIVTDKHFYFNKTKGFPCLKKPEGSSKPHCLGKTKGRTHASIDPEAMQRLRVFYKPHNQRFYQMVGKDFGWQ
- the hs3st3l gene encoding heparan sulfate (glucosamine) 3-O-sulfotransferase 3-like isoform X2 — its product is MATFHQQHQQQLRAELRQLLHRLTVASSLSLLCFSLVYLLAGCGESQLAENTDIKAPAREFLGSGSGWPHERNGTSLVEDAASPGLEANSSGRDLTATRRLPQALIIGVKKGGTRALLEFLRLHPDIRAVGSEPHFFDRHYARGLDWYRSMMPKALEGQIVMEKTPRYFVTYETPARVHAMSQDVKLIVVVRDPVSRAISDYTQIISKTPDIPPFESLAFKNCTTGMIDTLWSPLWIGLYAQHLERWLSWFPKTQIHLVSGERLISDPAGELGQVQDFLGLEKIVTDKHFYFNKTKGFPCLKKPEGSSKPHCLGKTKGRTHASIDPEAMQRLRVFYKPHNQRFYQMVGKDFGWQ